A stretch of the Lactuca sativa cultivar Salinas chromosome 9, Lsat_Salinas_v11, whole genome shotgun sequence genome encodes the following:
- the LOC111887131 gene encoding serine/threonine-protein kinase AGC1-7, translated as MPNTARGRGNQNDKDSHHAHSDSMESSSSSNAPVLRPHTGGDVRWEAINSIISRDHDIGLSHFKLLKRLGYGDIGSVYLVELRGTNAFFAMKVMDKASLASRNKLLRAQTEREILGLLDHPFLPTLYSYFETDKFYCLVMEFCSGGNLHTLRQKQPHKHFSEEATRFFASEILLALEYLHMLGIVYRDLKPENVLVRDEGHIMLSDFDLSLRCSVNPTLVKSSSVHGGNHIGANGGSGGGGGGSGHVVEDDSVVQSSNQAMNFFPRILPSKKNRKAKSDFGLFVGGSLPELMAEPTNVRSMSFVGTHEYLAPEIIRGEGHGSAVDWWTFGIFLYELLHGTTPFKGQGNRATLFNVVGQPLRFPENPHISHMARDLIKGLLVKEPQKRIAYRRGATEIKQHPFFEGVNWALVRSAHPPHIPDPVDFSQFASKETAGSQSSDKKVSAGNAGASTKSSSTDPSYTNFEYF; from the exons ATGCCTAATACAGCTAGAGGACGAGGCAATCAAAACGATAAAGATAGCCATCATGCACATAGTGATAGCATGGAAAGTTCGTCATCATCAAACGCACCTGTCTTAAGACCGCATACAGGTGGAGATGTCCGATGGGAAGCCATCAATTCTATTATTTCAAGAGATCATGATATTGGGCTTAGCCATTTCAAACTATTGAAGAGACTTGGGTATGGAGATATTGGCAGCGTGTATCTTGTAGAACTTAGAGGAACCAACGCCTTCTTTGCCATGAAAGTGATGGACAAAGCTTCGCTAGCTAGTCGGAACAAACTGCTTCGTGCTCAGACGGAAAGAGAGATCCTCGGTCTTCTTGATCATCCCTTTTTGCCGACTCTCTATTCATACTTTGAGACCGATAAGTTTTATTGTTTGGTCATGGAATTCTGCAGCGGAGGTAATCTCCATACTCTTAGACAGAAGCAACCCCACAAGCATTTTTCCGAGGAAGCAACTAG GTTTTTTGCATCAGAAATATTGTTGGCACTTGAATACCTGCACATGTTAGGGATTGTGTACAGGGACCTGAAACCAGAAAATGTACTTGTTAGAGATGAAGGTCATATCATGCTCTCTGATTTTGACCTTTCACTCCGTTGTTCTGTTAATCCAACTCTAGTCAAGTCCTCCTCTGTGCATGGAGGCAACCATATTGGGGCCAATGGTGGCAGTGGAGGCGGAGGTGGTGGAAGTGGTCATGTGGTGGAAGACGACAGCGTGGTGCAGAGTAGCAATCAAGCAATGAACTTTTTTCCAAGGATCCTACCTTCAAAGAAGAATCGCAAAGCGAAATCAGATTTTGGGCTCTTTGTTGGAGGTTCCCTTCCGGAGCTAATGGCAGAGCCAACTAACGTGAGGTCAATGTCGTTTGTGGGAACCCATGAATACCTAGCGCCGGAGATCATACGAGGTGAAGGTCATGGGAGCGCAGTGGATTGGTGGACATTTGGCATATTCTTGTATGAGCTATTGCATGGAACAACACCATTCAAAGGACAAGGGAATCGAGCCACACTGTTTAACGTAGTTGGACAACCGTtaagatttccagaaaatccccaTATCAGCCATATGGCTCGGGATCTGATAAAGGGTCTGTTAGTAAAGGAGCCACAAAAGAGAATCGCGTATAGGAGAGGTGCAACGGAGATTAAACAACATCCATTCTTCGAGGGTGTGAATTGGGCACTCGTAAGGAGTGCACATCCACCGCACATACCAGATCCTGTTGATTTCAGCCAATTTGCTAGCAAGGAGACCGCAGGAAGCCAATCTTCCGACAAGAAAGTGTCAGCTGGAAATGCAGGTGCTAGCACTAAGAGTAGCTCTACTGATCCTTCTTATACTAACTTTGAGTACTTTTAG